One genomic segment of Pedobacter endophyticus includes these proteins:
- a CDS encoding sulfatase family protein, whose product MKKLVAFLFYCFYCVNGLFAQEKPNIVVIISDDQAFQAIGAYGNKLIKTPGIDRIAKEGAIFQKAYVTNSLCGPSRASLLTGQYSHMNGFKDNTHSVFNHDRDSFAKRLQAAGYQTAWVGKQHLGNKPQSFDYYSILPGQGQYYNPDFIGMDGKMERVEGYVTNIITQKSEKWLDQRDRNKPFCIVIGHKATHRSWAPDTADFGKYDHIKFPIPANFYDTYKTRIAASQQTMSVSKDMTLGYDLKMNTPEQELKDGLLKRMNAAQKTAWKKYYDPIRAKFIKENLTGKALAEWKYQRYMSDYMNTAASLDRNINEVLNYLDKNNLTKNTIVIYLSDQGFYLGEHGWFDKRFMYEESFRTPFVMRYPGVIKPGTVNNDFVMNIDIAPTLLKAAGVAVPSTVQGESILPLFNAKTAKPREAIYYHYYEDRGEHNVSPQFGIKTARYKLIRYYDQVSGWELFDLKKDPKEMENIYEKQENRGLISTLKKQLATLIDKYKDDEAKALL is encoded by the coding sequence ATGAAAAAACTAGTGGCCTTTTTGTTTTATTGCTTCTACTGCGTTAACGGTCTTTTCGCCCAGGAGAAACCAAACATTGTAGTGATTATTTCCGACGATCAGGCCTTCCAGGCCATTGGAGCTTATGGTAACAAGCTAATCAAGACCCCTGGAATAGATCGCATTGCGAAGGAAGGTGCAATTTTTCAAAAAGCATATGTTACCAACTCGCTTTGTGGGCCTAGCCGGGCCTCGCTCTTAACCGGCCAGTACAGTCATATGAACGGATTTAAGGATAATACACATTCGGTTTTCAACCATGATCGGGATTCTTTTGCCAAGCGCCTTCAGGCCGCCGGCTATCAAACTGCATGGGTTGGGAAGCAACATTTGGGCAACAAGCCACAGAGTTTCGATTATTATTCAATCTTGCCCGGCCAAGGTCAGTATTATAACCCCGATTTTATAGGTATGGATGGGAAAATGGAAAGGGTAGAGGGCTACGTAACAAACATCATCACCCAAAAATCCGAAAAATGGCTCGATCAAAGAGACCGCAACAAGCCATTTTGTATCGTAATAGGCCACAAGGCAACACATCGCTCGTGGGCACCAGACACCGCCGACTTCGGCAAGTACGACCACATCAAGTTTCCGATCCCGGCGAATTTTTATGATACTTACAAAACGCGTATCGCAGCCTCTCAGCAAACCATGAGTGTAAGTAAGGATATGACGCTGGGCTACGATTTAAAAATGAATACTCCTGAACAAGAACTTAAAGATGGGTTGCTCAAGAGGATGAATGCTGCACAAAAAACAGCCTGGAAAAAATATTATGATCCTATCAGAGCCAAATTTATCAAGGAGAATTTAACAGGAAAGGCACTGGCTGAATGGAAATACCAGCGTTACATGAGCGATTACATGAACACCGCGGCCTCTTTAGATCGGAATATCAATGAAGTACTTAATTACTTGGATAAGAATAATCTCACCAAAAATACAATCGTAATTTATCTGTCCGATCAAGGCTTTTATCTCGGCGAGCATGGTTGGTTTGATAAGCGTTTTATGTATGAGGAATCGTTTAGAACACCCTTCGTAATGCGTTATCCCGGTGTAATTAAACCCGGTACGGTAAACAACGACTTTGTAATGAACATTGATATTGCACCCACCTTGCTTAAGGCCGCCGGCGTTGCGGTGCCATCTACTGTGCAGGGCGAATCTATTTTACCTTTGTTTAATGCCAAAACAGCAAAGCCCCGGGAAGCAATTTATTACCATTATTACGAGGACAGGGGAGAGCACAATGTATCGCCACAGTTTGGCATAAAAACCGCTCGTTATAAATTAATCCGCTATTACGATCAGGTTAGTGGGTGGGAGTTGTTTGATTTGAAAAAAGACCCAAAGGAGATGGAAAATATTTATGAGAAACAAGAAAACAGGGGTTTAATCAGCACACTTAAGAAGCAACTTGCAACATTGATTGATAAGTACAAAGATGACGAAGCCAAAGCGTTGTTATAG
- a CDS encoding redoxin domain-containing protein: MSLKVGDQAPDFKLYSSDLAEISLSGFKGKKVIIHFFPMAFTGTCTEQLCTMRDNFSFYEGIDAQVLGVSVDSPFSLAKFKEVQSYQFPLLSDFNKEVSKAYGAFYDEFAFGLKGVSKRAAFVINEDGKISYAEVLEDAHDLPDFKAIDDALKA, translated from the coding sequence ATGTCATTAAAAGTAGGCGACCAAGCCCCGGATTTTAAATTATACAGTTCCGATTTAGCGGAGATTTCTTTGTCAGGTTTTAAAGGGAAAAAAGTGATTATTCATTTCTTTCCAATGGCATTTACAGGAACATGCACCGAACAATTGTGCACCATGAGAGATAATTTTAGCTTCTACGAAGGAATCGACGCTCAGGTTTTAGGTGTCTCGGTTGATTCGCCATTCTCTTTGGCCAAATTCAAAGAAGTACAAAGTTATCAGTTCCCTTTATTGTCTGATTTCAATAAGGAGGTTTCGAAAGCCTATGGCGCATTTTACGATGAATTTGCCTTTGGATTAAAAGGTGTTTCCAAAAGAGCAGCGTTCGTTATAAACGAAGACGGAAAAATAAGCTATGCAGAAGTTCTAGAAGACGCACACGATTTGCCTGATTTTAAAGCAATTGATGATGCCCTGAAAGCATGA
- a CDS encoding SDR family oxidoreductase encodes MKTILTTGSNGLLGQKITEKVLAEGRVKLVATSKGENRYPAAAGYEYAEMDILDSKQVRDVIERYKPDAIIHTAAMTNVDTAEANKELCYALNVNAVQTLISLCEEKNIQLVHLSTDFIFDGANGPYKEDDAANPLSYYGESKVLAEELFKDSKANWAILRTILVYGITSDMSRSNIVLWAKGALEKGLPINVVNDQWRMPTLAEDLAEACLLAVEKQANGIYHISGKDYMSIADLVRKVADYWALDQSIVTEVTSVGLNQTARRPMKTGFILDKAINDLGYRPHSFEEGLKVVDGQISLES; translated from the coding sequence ATGAAAACTATTTTAACAACCGGCAGCAACGGTCTTTTAGGACAAAAGATCACCGAAAAGGTGTTGGCCGAGGGAAGGGTAAAGCTAGTAGCAACATCGAAAGGCGAAAACAGATACCCGGCAGCAGCGGGCTACGAATATGCCGAAATGGATATCCTCGATTCGAAACAGGTAAGGGATGTTATTGAAAGATACAAGCCAGATGCCATTATCCACACGGCTGCTATGACGAACGTTGATACAGCCGAAGCTAACAAAGAGCTTTGCTACGCACTTAACGTAAATGCCGTTCAGACCTTGATTTCGCTTTGCGAGGAAAAAAACATTCAGCTGGTTCATTTAAGTACCGACTTTATCTTCGACGGTGCGAATGGGCCATATAAAGAGGATGACGCCGCCAATCCGCTCAGTTATTACGGCGAATCGAAGGTTTTGGCGGAAGAATTGTTTAAGGACTCAAAAGCAAACTGGGCAATACTGAGAACAATTTTAGTTTATGGCATTACCAGCGACATGAGCAGAAGCAATATTGTACTTTGGGCAAAAGGTGCCTTAGAAAAAGGGCTACCAATCAACGTTGTTAACGACCAATGGCGCATGCCAACCCTGGCCGAAGATCTTGCAGAAGCTTGCTTGCTTGCAGTAGAAAAACAAGCAAATGGAATTTATCATATTTCGGGCAAAGATTACATGAGTATTGCAGATTTAGTGCGAAAAGTTGCCGATTATTGGGCGCTTGATCAATCGATAGTAACCGAAGTAACTTCCGTTGGCTTAAATCAAACAGCAAGGCGCCCAATGAAAACCGGTTTTATATTGGATAAGGCGATTAACGATTTAGGCTACAGGCCGCATAGCTTCGAAGAAGGGCTTAAGGTTGTTGATGGGCAGATTAGTCTTGAGTCTTGA
- the atpD gene encoding F0F1 ATP synthase subunit beta, which yields MPNLGKIAQIIGPVVDVSFADDAHLPKLFDALEITKENGQKIVLEVQQHLGEDRVRAISMDSTDGLVRGMKVVDTGAAIKMPVGDQIKGRLFNVVGEAIDGINAVDKTGGRPIHATPPKFEDLSTETEVLFTGIKVIDLLEPYAKGGKIGLFGGAGVGKTVLIMELVNNIAKAYAGLSVFAGVGERTREGNDLLREFIESGVINYGDEFLHSMEKGGWDLKSVDTEKLKESKATLVFGQMNEPPGARARVALSGLTVAEYFRDGDGEGAGKDILFFVDNIFRFTQAGSEVSALLGRMPSAVGYQPTLATEMGLMQERITSTKRGSITSVQAVYVPADDLTDPAPATTFAHLDATTVLSRKIAELGIYPAVDPLDSTSRILSPAVLGDEHYNTAQRVKETLQRYKELQDIIAILGMDELSEEDKLVVSRARRVQRFLSQPFHVAEQFTGLKGVLVDIKDTIKGFNMIMDGEVDEYPEAAFNLVGSIEDAIEKGKKLLAEAN from the coding sequence ATGCCTAACTTAGGAAAAATAGCACAAATTATCGGCCCAGTGGTTGACGTTAGCTTTGCTGATGATGCCCATCTACCTAAACTTTTTGATGCGTTAGAGATAACGAAAGAAAATGGACAAAAAATTGTTTTAGAAGTTCAACAACACTTAGGCGAGGATCGCGTTCGTGCCATTTCAATGGACTCTACAGACGGTTTAGTTCGTGGTATGAAAGTAGTTGATACTGGCGCTGCAATTAAAATGCCAGTTGGCGACCAAATTAAAGGTCGTTTATTTAATGTGGTTGGTGAAGCAATTGATGGGATCAACGCAGTTGACAAAACTGGTGGTCGCCCAATTCACGCTACTCCTCCTAAGTTCGAAGATTTATCAACAGAAACCGAAGTACTTTTTACAGGTATCAAGGTAATCGATTTGCTGGAGCCTTATGCAAAAGGTGGTAAAATCGGTTTGTTTGGTGGTGCAGGTGTAGGTAAAACGGTATTAATCATGGAGTTGGTAAACAACATCGCTAAAGCTTATGCTGGTTTATCAGTGTTTGCGGGTGTTGGTGAGCGTACACGTGAGGGTAACGATTTACTTCGTGAGTTTATCGAGTCAGGCGTAATCAACTATGGCGACGAATTCTTACACTCAATGGAAAAAGGTGGATGGGATTTGAAATCAGTTGATACAGAAAAATTAAAAGAAAGTAAAGCAACATTGGTATTCGGCCAAATGAACGAGCCTCCTGGTGCCCGTGCTCGTGTAGCCTTATCAGGTTTGACTGTTGCTGAATATTTCCGTGATGGTGATGGTGAAGGCGCTGGAAAAGATATCCTTTTCTTCGTTGATAACATCTTCCGTTTTACTCAGGCAGGTTCTGAAGTATCGGCTTTATTAGGTCGTATGCCATCAGCAGTAGGTTACCAACCAACATTGGCAACTGAAATGGGTTTAATGCAAGAGCGTATTACTTCAACAAAACGCGGTTCAATTACATCTGTACAAGCGGTTTACGTACCTGCGGATGATTTAACTGACCCTGCTCCGGCAACCACTTTTGCCCACTTAGATGCAACCACAGTACTTTCGCGTAAAATTGCCGAGCTAGGTATTTATCCTGCGGTAGATCCATTGGATTCTACTTCACGTATCCTTTCTCCTGCCGTTTTGGGCGATGAGCATTACAACACTGCACAACGCGTTAAAGAAACATTACAACGTTATAAAGAATTACAAGATATCATCGCAATCTTAGGTATGGACGAATTATCTGAAGAAGATAAACTAGTTGTATCAAGAGCCCGTCGTGTTCAACGTTTCTTATCACAACCTTTCCACGTAGCTGAGCAGTTTACAGGCTTAAAAGGTGTATTGGTTGATATTAAAGATACCATCAAAGGGTTCAACATGATTATGGATGGCGAGGTTGATGAGTATCCTGAAGCTGCATTTAACTTAGTTGGTAGCATTGAAGATGCCATCGAAAAAGGTAAAAAATTATTAGCAGAAGCGAACTAA
- the atpC gene encoding ATP synthase F1 subunit epsilon, which translates to MNLEILTPDKKVFEGEVTAVTVPGTLGSFQILKDHAPIISTLEDGEVIIKANKDDEQRFFIKGGTVEAIHNKIVVLAEGIA; encoded by the coding sequence ATGAATTTAGAAATATTAACTCCAGATAAAAAAGTTTTCGAAGGTGAAGTAACAGCAGTTACGGTACCTGGTACTTTAGGCTCTTTCCAGATTTTAAAAGACCACGCCCCTATCATCTCAACTTTAGAAGATGGAGAAGTAATTATAAAAGCAAACAAAGACGACGAACAACGCTTTTTTATTAAAGGAGGCACAGTTGAAGCCATCCATAATAAAATTGTTGTTTTGGCAGAAGGTATTGCTTAA
- the ilvE gene encoding branched-chain-amino-acid transaminase, which yields MKYYNSNTIIYLDGRFEKAVDSSTDLYGQSLHYGYAAFEGIRAYKTHNGNRIFKAAAHFDRLERSCQLANIPFPWDKQELIRQTYKLLTLNKLKDAYIRPLVFCHPNMKLNEPSGVSILICAWDWDAYSGNKLLKLTISEFERPNPKSTPMEAKLSGNYVNSILATTAANIKGYDEALLLDMHGFVAEASGANIFIEKDGKLFTPSLGNILPGITRATVKELCNVLDIECIEKKLTVEDLRKADSAFLCGTATEIAGIASIDDIVFRTLWRESLGYTIQRAYKNLVLEKVNYEVII from the coding sequence ATGAAGTACTATAATTCTAATACGATTATTTACCTCGATGGGCGCTTTGAAAAGGCAGTAGACAGTAGCACTGATCTTTACGGGCAATCGTTACATTACGGTTATGCTGCATTTGAGGGCATCAGAGCGTACAAAACCCATAACGGAAACCGCATCTTTAAGGCGGCCGCTCACTTCGACCGTTTAGAGCGTTCGTGCCAGCTGGCCAATATTCCGTTTCCGTGGGACAAACAAGAACTGATCAGGCAAACCTACAAACTCCTTACGCTAAACAAACTAAAAGACGCCTATATCCGTCCGCTGGTTTTTTGCCACCCAAACATGAAGCTAAACGAGCCAAGCGGCGTTTCCATTTTGATTTGTGCGTGGGATTGGGATGCGTATTCGGGTAACAAGCTGTTGAAACTGACCATTTCAGAGTTCGAAAGGCCAAACCCAAAATCGACTCCTATGGAGGCTAAGTTGAGCGGAAACTACGTTAACTCCATTCTGGCTACGACTGCCGCCAATATTAAAGGCTACGATGAGGCTTTACTTTTAGATATGCATGGATTTGTTGCCGAAGCATCAGGCGCCAACATCTTCATCGAAAAAGACGGAAAGCTTTTTACACCATCTTTAGGAAACATTTTGCCAGGAATTACCAGGGCTACCGTTAAAGAGCTTTGCAACGTTCTCGACATCGAATGTATTGAGAAGAAACTTACCGTTGAGGATTTGAGAAAAGCAGACAGTGCGTTTTTGTGCGGAACAGCCACAGAAATTGCAGGCATTGCCTCTATAGACGATATCGTTTTTCGTACCCTTTGGAGAGAATCACTCGGTTACACCATACAGCGGGCCTACAAAAATCTGGTGCTCGAAAAAGTAAATTATGAAGTGATAATATAG
- the ilvD gene encoding dihydroxy-acid dehydratase has protein sequence MSELNKYSKTFTQDPTQPAAQAMLYGIGLTDADMAKAQVGIASMGYDGNTCNMHLNDLAKEVKVGVWKNDLVGLVFNTIGVSDGMSNGTDGMRYSLVSRDVIADSIETICGGQYYDGIISIPGCDKNMPGAIMAMARLDRPSIMVYGGTIAPGHYKGEELNIVSAFEALGQKICGNLSEDDYQGIIKHTCPGAGACGGMYTANTMASAIEALGMSLPYSSSNPATSEEKKQECLDAGKYIRILLEKDIKPSDIMTRKAFENAIRSIIILGGSTNAVLHFIAIGKAVGVEITQDDFQRMSDETPVLADFKPSGKYLMQDLHQYGGTPAVMKYLLNEGLIHGDCLTVTGKTVAENLADVKSIMDYDQKIVQKLDNPIKATGHLQILYGNLAEKGSVAKISGKEGEKFEGPARVFDGEKDLVAGISSGRIKPGDVVVIKNEGPVGAPGMPEMLKPTSLIIGAGLGKSIALITDGRFSGGTHGFVVGHITPEAYKGGLIGLVEDNDLIEIDAVNNTINLKVSEEVIAERRKNYVQPALKVTKGVLYKYAKTVSDAASGCVTDEY, from the coding sequence ATGAGCGAATTAAACAAGTACAGTAAAACATTTACACAAGATCCAACACAACCGGCAGCGCAGGCTATGCTTTACGGAATCGGTTTAACCGATGCAGATATGGCGAAAGCACAGGTCGGTATTGCAAGTATGGGCTACGACGGCAACACCTGCAACATGCACTTAAACGACCTTGCAAAAGAAGTTAAAGTTGGAGTCTGGAAAAATGATTTAGTGGGCTTGGTATTCAATACCATTGGCGTAAGTGATGGCATGAGCAACGGTACCGATGGCATGCGTTACTCGTTGGTAAGCCGCGATGTAATTGCAGATAGTATCGAAACCATTTGCGGCGGGCAATATTACGACGGCATCATCTCCATACCCGGTTGCGATAAAAATATGCCGGGCGCTATTATGGCTATGGCACGCTTAGATCGCCCATCAATTATGGTGTATGGCGGTACAATTGCGCCGGGACATTATAAAGGAGAGGAACTCAATATCGTTTCAGCTTTCGAGGCTTTAGGTCAAAAAATCTGCGGCAATTTATCAGAAGACGATTATCAAGGCATTATTAAACATACTTGTCCCGGTGCGGGCGCCTGTGGTGGCATGTACACCGCAAATACAATGGCTTCGGCAATAGAAGCTTTGGGCATGAGCTTACCCTATTCGTCATCGAACCCGGCAACGAGCGAGGAGAAAAAACAAGAGTGTTTAGATGCCGGAAAGTATATCAGAATCCTTTTAGAAAAAGACATTAAACCGTCTGATATCATGACAAGGAAGGCATTCGAAAATGCAATTCGCTCAATCATTATATTAGGTGGAAGTACTAATGCGGTATTACACTTCATCGCAATTGGTAAGGCCGTTGGTGTAGAAATTACTCAAGACGACTTTCAACGCATGAGCGACGAAACACCCGTTCTTGCAGATTTTAAACCAAGTGGAAAATATCTGATGCAAGATCTGCATCAATATGGCGGTACACCTGCTGTGATGAAATACCTCTTAAACGAGGGATTAATTCATGGCGATTGCTTAACTGTAACCGGTAAAACAGTTGCCGAAAACCTTGCTGATGTAAAATCGATAATGGATTACGATCAAAAGATTGTTCAGAAACTGGATAATCCCATCAAAGCAACTGGCCATTTACAAATTCTTTATGGAAACCTGGCTGAGAAAGGTTCTGTAGCAAAAATCAGCGGTAAAGAAGGTGAAAAATTTGAAGGTCCGGCACGTGTATTCGACGGTGAAAAAGATTTAGTTGCAGGAATATCTAGCGGCAGAATTAAACCGGGCGATGTTGTCGTTATTAAAAATGAGGGCCCGGTTGGCGCTCCGGGTATGCCCGAAATGCTAAAACCAACTTCTTTAATTATTGGTGCCGGTTTAGGTAAATCAATCGCATTAATTACTGATGGCCGTTTCTCTGGCGGAACACATGGTTTTGTGGTTGGCCATATCACTCCCGAGGCCTATAAAGGTGGACTAATTGGCTTGGTAGAAGATAATGACCTGATTGAAATCGATGCTGTGAACAATACTATTAACTTGAAAGTTAGCGAAGAAGTTATTGCAGAGCGAAGGAAAAATTATGTTCAGCCAGCCTTAAAAGTAACAAAAGGTGTGCTTTATAAATATGCTAAAACAGTTTCAGACGCGGCCAGTGGTTGCGTAACTGACGAGTATTAA
- a CDS encoding ORF6N domain-containing protein, whose product MQIIKSIESRIYTVRGERVMLDFDLAALYEVETRVLNQAVKRNEKRFPDDFMFQLTSTEWESMQSQFVTAYEEISPSSQIVMMNIPQNRTGKYLPYAFTEQGVAMLSGVLRSDKAIKMNIAIMRAFVAIRKIFLQPNDDNERLKEIKERIEEHDIQLNQLYDAMDNLLDERIAQKKWNDRKRIGFKIKE is encoded by the coding sequence ATGCAAATTATAAAAAGCATTGAAAGTAGAATTTATACAGTTCGGGGTGAAAGGGTAATGTTAGATTTCGATCTGGCGGCACTTTACGAAGTGGAAACAAGAGTATTAAATCAAGCGGTAAAACGAAATGAAAAACGTTTTCCTGATGATTTCATGTTTCAGCTAACTTCAACTGAATGGGAAAGCATGCAGTCACAATTTGTGACCGCCTATGAGGAAATTAGTCCATCATCACAAATTGTGATGATGAATATTCCGCAAAACAGAACCGGCAAATATTTACCCTACGCATTTACCGAGCAGGGGGTAGCCATGTTAAGTGGCGTTTTGAGGAGTGATAAGGCAATTAAAATGAACATTGCCATAATGAGGGCTTTTGTAGCAATTAGGAAGATTTTTCTTCAACCGAATGATGACAATGAAAGATTAAAAGAAATAAAAGAGCGAATTGAAGAGCATGATATCCAACTGAATCAATTATATGATGCTATGGATAATCTACTAGACGAGAGAATCGCCCAAAAGAAGTGGAACGATAGAAAACGAATCGGCTTTAAAATAAAAGAATAA
- the ilvB gene encoding biosynthetic-type acetolactate synthase large subunit gives METAQDTLQQTEAKAETSKTFKGTGSQVLLNGLIEEGVTTIFGYPGGAIMPIYDALYDYADKLEHILVRHEQGGIHAAQGFARASGKVGVCFATSGPGATNLVTGLADAQIDSTPLVCITGQVFAHLLGTDAFQETDVINITTPVTKWNYQVTDAKEIPEVLAKAFYIAKSGRPGPVLIDITKNAQLQVEEFPEYVKCNHIRSYRPKPKVRVEFIEQAAQLINAAQKPFILFGQGVILGQAEAEFKAFIEKSGIPAAWTIMGDGAIPTDHPLNVGMLGMHGNYGPNVLTNEADVIIAIGMRFDDRVTGRLDKYAKQAKIVHLDIDPAEIDKNVKADVGVWGDCKETLPLLTDLVNEKKHDDWLAKFKDYNQQEIDQVITPELYPEGDEMTMGEVLRNINEICGGDAVIVTDVGQHQMVACRYAKFNNTRSNITSGGLGTMGFGLPAAIGAKYGVPNKTVIAIIGDGGFQMTPQELGTIMQFGAAVKILILNNRFLGMVRQWQQLFHDKRYSFVNITSPDFVALAKSYYIEASKVDERANLRNALETMINHEGSYLLEVMVGRENNVFPMVPQGMSVSEIRLK, from the coding sequence ATGGAAACTGCACAAGATACATTACAACAAACGGAGGCGAAGGCAGAAACCTCTAAAACCTTTAAGGGAACAGGCTCGCAGGTTCTTTTAAACGGACTAATTGAAGAGGGCGTAACCACCATCTTCGGTTATCCGGGTGGAGCAATCATGCCGATTTATGATGCACTTTACGACTATGCCGACAAGCTGGAGCACATTTTAGTCCGCCATGAGCAGGGCGGCATCCATGCGGCCCAGGGTTTTGCCAGAGCAAGTGGCAAAGTTGGGGTTTGTTTCGCAACCAGCGGACCGGGTGCAACCAATTTGGTAACTGGTTTAGCCGATGCTCAAATCGATAGCACACCCTTAGTTTGTATCACAGGGCAAGTTTTCGCTCACTTATTGGGAACTGATGCATTTCAGGAGACAGATGTAATTAACATTACTACGCCTGTTACCAAATGGAATTATCAGGTTACCGATGCCAAAGAAATCCCCGAGGTTTTAGCTAAGGCTTTCTACATTGCTAAAAGTGGCAGGCCAGGCCCGGTTTTAATCGACATTACAAAGAACGCACAATTACAGGTTGAAGAATTTCCAGAGTATGTAAAGTGCAACCATATCCGCTCCTATCGCCCAAAACCAAAAGTTAGGGTAGAATTTATTGAGCAAGCTGCACAACTAATTAATGCCGCACAAAAACCCTTCATACTCTTTGGGCAAGGCGTTATTTTAGGTCAGGCTGAAGCAGAATTTAAGGCGTTTATTGAAAAAAGTGGCATTCCGGCAGCATGGACTATTATGGGCGATGGCGCAATTCCAACAGATCACCCATTAAATGTGGGGATGTTGGGGATGCACGGTAATTATGGGCCGAATGTTTTAACAAACGAAGCTGATGTAATCATTGCAATCGGAATGCGTTTCGATGACCGGGTAACGGGTAGATTAGATAAATATGCAAAGCAGGCAAAGATTGTTCATTTAGACATCGATCCGGCCGAGATTGACAAAAATGTTAAAGCCGACGTTGGCGTTTGGGGCGACTGCAAAGAAACTTTGCCGCTTTTAACCGATTTGGTAAACGAAAAAAAACACGATGATTGGTTAGCTAAATTTAAAGACTACAACCAACAGGAGATCGATCAGGTGATTACGCCCGAGCTTTATCCCGAAGGTGATGAAATGACCATGGGCGAGGTATTGCGCAACATCAACGAAATTTGTGGCGGCGATGCCGTAATCGTAACCGACGTTGGTCAGCACCAAATGGTAGCCTGTCGTTACGCCAAGTTTAACAACACACGTAGTAACATCACCTCTGGCGGTTTGGGAACAATGGGCTTCGGCTTGCCAGCTGCAATAGGCGCTAAATATGGTGTGCCAAACAAAACGGTAATTGCAATTATTGGCGATGGTGGTTTCCAAATGACTCCGCAAGAGCTCGGTACAATTATGCAATTTGGCGCCGCTGTTAAAATTTTGATCCTGAACAACCGCTTCTTAGGCATGGTGCGTCAATGGCAACAGCTATTTCACGATAAAAGGTACTCGTTTGTAAACATCACAAGTCCTGATTTCGTCGCCCTGGCAAAGTCTTATTACATAGAGGCTAGCAAGGTTGATGAACGTGCAAACTTGAGGAACGCTTTGGAAACAATGATTAATCACGAAGGATCGTACCTTTTAGAAGTAATGGTTGGTCGAGAAAACAACGTTTTCCCGATGGTTCCCCAAGGAATGAGTGTAAGCGAAATTAGGTTAAAATAA
- the ilvN gene encoding acetolactate synthase small subunit, giving the protein MNTENTLEHKKDKADIDGKQEYTITVYAENRIGLLNRIAIIFSKRKINIESLNTSPSEIDGIHRFNIVITESYDVVRKLARQIEKQVEVLKVYFNTNEEIIWQELALYKVSTDEIAEKVTVERLLRQYGASAVVIRKDYTVFAVTGHREETDALVKALEPFELIEFVRSARIAIIKDSAGFHEKLKEFEAFEPGEELIENEFLDKGEKIFTM; this is encoded by the coding sequence ATGAATACTGAAAATACATTAGAACATAAAAAAGACAAAGCCGATATAGACGGAAAGCAAGAATATACCATTACGGTTTATGCTGAAAATCGCATCGGATTATTAAACAGGATTGCGATCATTTTCTCAAAAAGGAAAATCAATATCGAGAGCCTGAACACCTCTCCATCAGAAATTGATGGCATTCACCGTTTCAATATCGTAATTACCGAAAGTTACGATGTGGTGCGTAAACTTGCCCGCCAGATTGAGAAACAGGTTGAAGTACTGAAAGTATACTTCAACACCAACGAGGAAATTATTTGGCAGGAGCTCGCCTTATATAAGGTGTCGACAGATGAAATTGCGGAGAAAGTGACTGTAGAGCGATTGCTGAGGCAATATGGCGCCAGTGCGGTGGTGATTCGTAAAGACTATACTGTTTTTGCAGTAACTGGTCACAGAGAAGAAACAGATGCATTGGTAAAAGCCCTCGAACCGTTTGAATTGATCGAATTTGTTCGCTCGGCAAGGATTGCCATTATCAAGGACAGTGCCGGTTTCCACGAGAAGCTGAAAGAGTTTGAGGCTTTTGAACCAGGTGAAGAATTGATAGAGAACGAGTTTTTAGATAAGGGCGAAAAGATTTTCACAATGTAG
- a CDS encoding DinB family protein has translation MNEIFKFIIDSRKAFIRLIDELTVEQLNQIPAGFNNNIIWNFGHIVVTSQTLCYVRTGILQDANAVKFNEFYKRDTRPTYTVTEEEVAELKAMALESIEKIKLDYNSGFFPVITPFSTSTFGVEIKTIEEVLTTTVGHDNLHFGYALAQKKALT, from the coding sequence ATGAACGAAATATTTAAATTTATAATAGACTCACGCAAGGCTTTTATCAGGTTGATAGACGAATTAACTGTTGAGCAGTTGAACCAAATTCCAGCGGGCTTTAACAACAACATTATCTGGAATTTCGGCCATATTGTAGTCACCAGTCAAACCCTTTGCTATGTGCGCACCGGGATTTTGCAAGATGCGAACGCTGTGAAGTTTAACGAATTTTATAAGAGAGATACTCGCCCAACTTACACAGTAACAGAAGAAGAAGTGGCAGAATTAAAGGCAATGGCGTTGGAAAGCATCGAAAAGATTAAGCTGGATTATAACAGCGGCTTCTTCCCTGTCATTACCCCTTTTTCAACCTCAACCTTTGGAGTTGAAATAAAAACCATTGAAGAAGTACTAACTACCACTGTTGGCCATGATAACCTACACTTTGGCTACGCGTTGGCGCAGAAAAAGGCATTAACGTAG